The following nucleotide sequence is from Desulfatiglans anilini DSM 4660.
AGAATGAAGCCATCCGGGAGGGCGTACCTCCGATTGAGCTGGTTGACTGTTCCAAATTGGTTAAACTTTTTGAGCAGACGTCGTTAGGGCTAAAACCCCGAACTATTTATGAAATTGACAATGAGTTCTTCGATGAATACAGGTGACCCTTAACTTCCTTTTTACGTATGATGAAAGCCTTGAAATCCACTCTATTTGGTCTTTTCCTACCCCGCTCCACTTTTTGTGCAAAAGAACGATGTAAAAATCGTCAATCCTAAACTACTATCATTACGTCCAGACTGCACTATAGGCAGGATATTATTGCGGATCTCAAAAGGTTTTCACCGGTCGGTGATAATTCTCCCCCTTTGATGAGACCACCCAACTGCCGCTCGTGACTCCAAGTAGTTTCTTTCTCCTCACAAAAAAATATCTCCGCGTTTGACCGGATCTGTCAAAACTCAATCGTAAAATCCGTCTACGAAAATGAGCTTACTTCCACCACTCCGTTCTAAAATGCTGATGGGAGTGGTGTTTCCAGATTTGGGGCAAGAAATTGGGCCTCTGTCGTATAAACGCGGCTTTTTGATGTTGACTATAGGTCTTGGTAGGTATAGGGGAAAAGAGCGTACAAGACTAGAACACAAAGAAGGCTGCTATATTGGGATTTAGTTGCGGTTAGGCCAGTTCAACAACGGCATACCTATGTTCCAGGAATTCCTTCAACACGCGAGAGACCACGCTTTCATATAAGACGAACAAATTTATCCTTATGATTGAACATAGTGGTATCTTATCTTAGGAAAAAAACGCTGTAATATCATAGAGTTTTTAATTCACACATTTCTTCCTGCATGAGGATGCAATAATCTAGTTTTGACAAACGACCGCTCATGGAAAATGATTATGACAGTCAAATTAGGGAGGATCTACCGTTGAGCCTTTTTTGGGGTAAACTGAAACGCGACGAAAATTCCAACAAAGTGCTCGAGAGACTGTCTCTGCGCGATCACTGCATAGATGTTGCCATGGTTTTCAGGCAGCTCTGCAGACTGCCATCGATCCGCCGCACTTTGGATTATGCCGCAGGGATAGATTTCAGCGAAAGGCAGCTGGATCGACTTGCGGTGTTCGCGCTTGCCCACGATCTTGGAAAATGCAACTGGGGATTTCAAGTGAAGCAGGATTTGGCTGAGCGTATCACTGCGGGCCACGTCAAGGAAACACTGCCGCTTTTTTTTCACCCAGACACCGCTGAAAAATTCTTTAGTGCTTTCCAGTGCGATCGGTTGATTCGCTGGGTCGACAAATCTGAGTCAGTTTTCCGGCTTTTTTTAGCCGCGATTTCCCATCACGGTCGCCCTGCTTTCACAATGGAGGACGGGAACGGCCTTTTTGCTCAAACGGCAAGCAAGTTCTGGATGCCGAACAAAGGCCTTGATCCGATGACTGGTCTGAGAGAACTGCTCGAGGCTGCACATAGCGCTTTCCCGGACGCCTTCGACGGTGCATCCGACCCGATTCCAATCACGGAAAGCCTGCAGCACCGTTTCGCGGGCCTGATTATGCTGGCCGATTGGCTTGGATCCCATAGCGAAGGATTTTTTCCGTTTTGCCACACGGGCAACCGCGTTGATTGGTCCCGGCTCCGTGCCCGCCAGGCGGTGAAAGAAGTCGGGCTCGATATCAGCGCCCACCTTAAGCGCCTCGCTGGCGAGGTTCCCGATTTCTCTGCGCTCTTCGGCTTTCCGCCTTATCCTCTGCAGTCGCGGCTGTCCCGAACAGAGGGGCCTCTTCTTATAGCAGAATCCGACACCGGCTCCGGAAAGACCGAGGCTGCTCTCATCCATTTTCTGTCCTTGTTTGCGGCCGGCCTGGTGGATAGCCTTTATTTCGCATTGCCAACGCGGGTAGCTGCCCGGGAGCTTTACGAACGTGTTCTCAAGACCATGCGCGCCGCCTTCGGAAGTGGCTGTCCACCCGTTCTGCTGGCTGTGCCTGGTTACGCGCGGATTGACGGCGAACCTTTATATGCGCTGCCATCCGAGGAGCGGCTCTTCTTCGAACCTAAAGACTATCGTCCCCTCCGTCAATGGGCTGCTGAACGGCCTAAGCGGTTCCTATCAGCGACGGTAGCGGTCGGAACGATCGATCAAGCGCTTCTTTCAGCGATTCGCGTCGGCCATGCCCACCTTCGCAGGGCCTGTCTCGACCGTTCTCTTCTTGTAATAGATGAAGTGCACAGCTCTGATGTCTATATGCGGGCCTTGTCTCGGCGTATGCTCAGTGAGCATCTGAGTGTAGGTGGACGGGCCTTGCTTCTATCAGCGACCCTTGGCAGTGTTGCAAGAGAGGCGTATCTGAATCTCGAAGAACGCTCCGGATGCACCTCCTGCGAAGAGGCTTCTGCGTTGCCCTACCCGGCGCTTTCTGCGCTGGGTTCCGGGACGGAAAGCGTTCCGAACCCAGGCAGTCGGCCCAAAAAGGTGACGGTCGAGCCGCTTCCGGTTATGGAAAGCCCGGATTCCATGCTGGATCGGCTGGAGCGCGCGGTGTCAGAGGGGATGCGCGTCATGGTGGTTCTCAATACCGTTCAAAGGGCAATCGACCTCTGCCGCGCGGCCGAGCGCCGGCCTTTGCTCAGGCATGTTCTTTTCTCCTGCAACGGTGCCTTGTGCCCGCACCACGGGCGCTTTGCGCGGCCGGACCGCGAGATCCTGGACAAGGAAGTCAGCCGTCGGCTCGGAAAAGGTTCCCTAGCGGGTCCCCTCCTTCTGATTGGCACCCAGACCCTCGAGCAAAGCCTGGACATCGACACGGATTGGCTGGTGACGGACCTCTGTCCCATGGATGTTCTGCTTCAGAGAATTGGTCGACTGCACCGCCATGACCGCGGCAAGCGGCCGGCGCCGGTCTGCTCGATTTTAATGCCGGCCACGCCGGACTTGAGCCTCTATCTGCGCGAAGACGGCGAGGTCCGGTTCAGCGCTCCGGCCGGCTTGGGGGCTGTTTACGAGGATATGCGGATCCTACAGCTCACTCTTGACCTCGTCGCTGGCGGGCCAGTTTTCGACCTTCCGCGCGACAACCGGCAATTGGTAGAGGCTGCGACTCATCCCGACAGGATGCTCACGCTCCAGGGAGAATCTTGGCTGAAGCATGGCCAGCATATCGAAGGAAAGGTTCAGGCTATGCTCATGGCTGCCGGAGGTGCTGTAATACCCCGCGCGCATTTCGGCGATTTTTCCTTTCCGTCCTCTCTGGACACGCGTCTTGTAACTCGGCTTGGGCTCGATGACCGCCGTTTGTCTCTTGGCCGTGTTTACAGGGGCCCATTCGGCAGGGAAATTGATGAGATTGACATCCCAGGGCACCTGGGTCGTGGAATTCAGCAAGAAGAAGCGGATTTGATCGAGGTTTCGTCCGAGGGTCTCCTCATCCAGGTGGGACGCTACAGTTATCGCTATTCACGTTTTGGATTGGAGAAGATCGATGAATGTGTTGACGGATGAACTATTTAAAGCGGCGACTTCGGAAGGATCTGCCCGGCTAAGCCTGCCGGGGCTTTTGGAGTCTCTGGGGCAGGATCGAGTCGCGTCCTTGGGTGGGATCCAGCGGCACCAGGTGGATATTTTTCACATCTTTCTTTGCTACCTGGCGGGCTCTGTGCTCGCGCGGGCCAGTCGGGACTCGCCGACTCAGACGGCCGCCTTCTGGCGCGAAGGCTTGCGGTCCCTGGTTGACAAGGATGACGACTGCGCATGGGAACTGGTGGTTGAAGATCCGACCAAATCAGCGTTCATGCAGCCACCGGTCTCGAAGCAGCGGGTTTTCGAAACAGACTACAAGCACAAGTCGGACACTCTTGACGCGTTGGATGTGCTCCAGACGGCAAAGAATCATGACATCAAAACGGCGCGTGCGCATTGGGGGGATGAGGAAGCTTGGGTTTTTGCCCTGATCTCGCACCAGAACAGCTCAGGGTTCCTAGGGCAGGGGAATTACGGCATCGCGCGCATGAACGGCGGTTTCGGTAGCCGAGTATGCGTCGGATGGCAGGAAAACCGGCGTCCCGGCAGGCGTTTTCAAAGAGACGTCAGAATCCTCATGGCACATAGGAAAAACCTACTGAAGGAGCCTTACCCTTATATCGATCGAGGTTTGACTTGCCTTTGGACCGAGCCATGGGACGGGGTTGAGAGCCTCCCGCTCTCAAAGCTCGACCCTTTCTTTATCGAGGTCGCCAGGAGAGTGAGGCTATTGGATCGAAATGGCCCATCGGTTTTCAGCGCTACGTCGAAGACAAGCAGGGTTTCGGCAAAAGATTCAAAAGGAAATATCGGCGACCCCTGGACACCTGTCAAAGAATCCGACTCATCGGCTCTGACCCCATCTGCCAGCGGATTCACGCCCGAGCTTTTACGGAATCTGATCTTCCGTGATAACTACCTGCTATCCCCCATCCAGACCCCGGCTTCGGATGAGGGGGCCGGCTGGTTTTGTGCTTCGGTGCTTGTGCGCGGGCAGGGGACCACGGACGGGTTTCATGAAGCCGCTATTCGAATACCCGCTCGTGCCAGAGCGTTTCTGTTCGGAGGAGGCAAGCCCATTGATCAATTGGCGGAATGGTCCAAACTGGGGCTCGATATGGCAGGCGATATCCGAAACAGATGCCTCAGACCCTCGCTCTACTCGCTGATGGAAGGCGGACCAGACAAGGTAGATTTCGGCAAACGCGAAATCACTGCTTGGGTGGATTCACAGGCTCGCCTTTTTTCCCGTGCCTGGCAGCCGCGCTATTTCAAATGGCTCTGGTCTACCCTGGATGCTGAAGATACCGTGGCCGCCCTGCGACCATGGCTCCTCGAGCTAAAGCACCTTTCGCAGGCACTTCTTGAAAAGGCATTTCGCATTTGCCCGGCCAGAAGCGGACGAGGATATCGTGCCATCTCCCGAGCCAATGCCGTCTTTTTCGGCGGACTCAACAAAAACTTTGCCGACTATATGGAGGAACGGAAATGACGGAAAACAAGAATCGCTCGCCGGCTGCTCATGTGCCGGAATTGGCGGCCATCCTCAAGGCAGAGCACTTCCCCACCGGGGAGCGGGCCGCGCTGAAACGGATGGCATTGGACGGACCTGCGCCTCTGGCCTTCCACCGGTTTATGCTGCGGCACATTGATCCTCCGTGGCATGCGGATGTGCTTATTCCGGCATGGCGGGCGCTGCTCTGTGCGCTGGCGATCCAAAGGGACGGAGGCTTTGACCCTTCAAGACCCTTGGGACAAACCTTGGCTGAGGCTGACTTTTCCGAACATCGACTCGAAAGACTTCTGGCTGCCGGTGGAGGAACTCTCCGCAGCCTAGCCCTTCGCGCCGCTCGCCAGATAGCGGCCAAAGGGATCGCGGCGGACTGGAGACAATTGGCCGAACTGCTTTTCAGTCGTGATCCGGAAATTCGCGAAAGCGTCAACCGGCGCATAGCCCGAGACTTTTACCGAACCCTGCAATCCTAAAACCGGGAGGAATGAAATGTTCTTGCAGATTCACACCCTGACGTCCTATGCCCCAGCACTACTCAACCGCGACGACGCCGGCCTCGCAAAGCGCATCCCGTTCGGGAACGCGGAGCGTATGCGCGTTTCCTCCCAGTGTCTCAAAAAACACTGGCGTGACGAACTTCACCGTAGACTCGATCTCCCGAAAGGCATCCGGTCCAGAATGTTTTTCGAGAGGGAGGTCTGGCGCAGAGCGGTAACCGCCGGCGTTGATGAAGAGACGGCAATGAAACTCGTAACAGCCCTGATGAAGGCTCTGATCACCGCCAAAGATGGAAAAGCCAAACAGACAGACGGCAACCCGCTGCATCTGAAACAGCCGGTGCTCTTCGGAAAACCGGAGGCGGACTACCTGGTAAGCCTGGTCACCGATTGCGCAGGGTCTGGAAAAGACCCGGACAAGGAACTAAAAGAGAGACTAAAGGCTGAGAAATACAATTTGCGCGCATTGATGAAATCGGCTGGACAGGATGATCTTGTAGCCGGGATCGAAGGGGCCCTGTTCGGCCGCTTTGTGACATCCGACATCCTGGCGCGTGTTGACGCCTCGGTTCATGTGGCCCACGCCTTCACGGTGCATCCGCTCCAAACGGAAGTGGACTACTTCACGGTCGTCGATGATTTGAAGGAAGAACTTGAGCATGCCGGCGCCGCCCATGCAGGTGATATGGAGCTCGGAGCAGGGGTGTTCTACGGATACGTTGTCGTAGACGTGCCGCTCCTGATTTCAAACCTCTGCGGCTGCGACCGCTCAGCATGGAAAGCACAGCCCCAGGAGACTGTAAAAGACGGCAAAGATGTGCTCGAGCGCCTTATCAACGCCATCGCTACAGTCAGTCCCGGCGCAAAGCTGGGCTCGACCGCTCCTTACGCCAGGGCAGCCCTGGTGTTGCTGGAATGCGGTGAATACCAGCCGCGGACCCTAGCCAATGCCTACCTTGAAGCGCTTCTGCCTAAGGGGGACATCATGCAGACGGCTGTGGATAGGTTGGGAGTTCATCTCAGTGAACTGGACGGCATGTACGGCCGAAACGAAGAGCGTTTTATAGCATCCACCAAAGCGACTTCGGCTTTCCAGGAAGCTCTAAGGGGAACTCTAGCCCAATCTGTAGAAGGGTCTCTCGGCGCCCTGTGGAGAGAGGAATAATGAAAGGTCTTATTCTGCGTTTCGATGCTCCTTTGATGAGTTTCGGCGGTGTGAAGGTCGACCAGAACAACCCTACAGAACGGTTTCCCGGCCTTTCCATGATGGCTGGGATGTTTGCCAACGCGTTCGGCTGGACTCACAAGGATACGGAGAAGATCCAGCAACTACAGGGGAGGCTCATCTGCGCCTCGCGCTGGGATATCGAGCCGACTCTCATCCTGGACTATCAGACCGTTGATCTCAATCAACCAAAGATGAAATCTCCGGGCTGGACCACTTGGGGAGTTCCCGAGCATCGCGAAGGGGGCCCGGACGCAAAATTTGGAACGCACCAGAGGTACCGTTTTTATCTGGCCAACGGTGTGTTGATTTTAGTCATCGCCTTACCTGATGAAAGTTTCCCGGACATCTTAGCTGTTGAGAAGGCCTTGGATCGGCCGGCGCGGCCACTGTTCATAGGCCGCAAAACATGCTTGCCTTCGTCGCCCATTTTAGTGGGGCGGATCGAAGGCGAAAACGTTCTGGACATGCTGCAACAGATTCCCCGGGCATGTCGACAGGCTTCATCAAATAAGGAAATCATGCCCGCCTGTTGGCCGGCCGACCTCGGCAATAAAAGGGCTGGACACGCCCGGGAGGTTTTTGACCTGCGGGACTGGAAAAGTCAACTGCACCGAGGCAGCCGTTCCATAGCAGAAGGTTTGATCGAGGAGGCATCTCAATGTTCATGATCGATATGCATCTTGATGCAGCCAAGTTGATGCGGTTTGCGCAAATGCAGGGCCACCCCCTGTCTTCGGACGAAGACTTCGGCTACATGTCGCATGCTTGGATGTTGGCTGCATTTGGCAGTTTGGCGCCTAAGCCTTTCAG
It contains:
- the casB gene encoding type I-E CRISPR-associated protein Cse2/CasB — its product is MTENKNRSPAAHVPELAAILKAEHFPTGERAALKRMALDGPAPLAFHRFMLRHIDPPWHADVLIPAWRALLCALAIQRDGGFDPSRPLGQTLAEADFSEHRLERLLAAGGGTLRSLALRAARQIAAKGIAADWRQLAELLFSRDPEIRESVNRRIARDFYRTLQS
- the cas7e gene encoding type I-E CRISPR-associated protein Cas7/Cse4/CasC, with translation MFLQIHTLTSYAPALLNRDDAGLAKRIPFGNAERMRVSSQCLKKHWRDELHRRLDLPKGIRSRMFFEREVWRRAVTAGVDEETAMKLVTALMKALITAKDGKAKQTDGNPLHLKQPVLFGKPEADYLVSLVTDCAGSGKDPDKELKERLKAEKYNLRALMKSAGQDDLVAGIEGALFGRFVTSDILARVDASVHVAHAFTVHPLQTEVDYFTVVDDLKEELEHAGAAHAGDMELGAGVFYGYVVVDVPLLISNLCGCDRSAWKAQPQETVKDGKDVLERLINAIATVSPGAKLGSTAPYARAALVLLECGEYQPRTLANAYLEALLPKGDIMQTAVDRLGVHLSELDGMYGRNEERFIASTKATSAFQEALRGTLAQSVEGSLGALWREE
- the cas3 gene encoding CRISPR-associated helicase Cas3', with the protein product MSLFWGKLKRDENSNKVLERLSLRDHCIDVAMVFRQLCRLPSIRRTLDYAAGIDFSERQLDRLAVFALAHDLGKCNWGFQVKQDLAERITAGHVKETLPLFFHPDTAEKFFSAFQCDRLIRWVDKSESVFRLFLAAISHHGRPAFTMEDGNGLFAQTASKFWMPNKGLDPMTGLRELLEAAHSAFPDAFDGASDPIPITESLQHRFAGLIMLADWLGSHSEGFFPFCHTGNRVDWSRLRARQAVKEVGLDISAHLKRLAGEVPDFSALFGFPPYPLQSRLSRTEGPLLIAESDTGSGKTEAALIHFLSLFAAGLVDSLYFALPTRVAARELYERVLKTMRAAFGSGCPPVLLAVPGYARIDGEPLYALPSEERLFFEPKDYRPLRQWAAERPKRFLSATVAVGTIDQALLSAIRVGHAHLRRACLDRSLLVIDEVHSSDVYMRALSRRMLSEHLSVGGRALLLSATLGSVAREAYLNLEERSGCTSCEEASALPYPALSALGSGTESVPNPGSRPKKVTVEPLPVMESPDSMLDRLERAVSEGMRVMVVLNTVQRAIDLCRAAERRPLLRHVLFSCNGALCPHHGRFARPDREILDKEVSRRLGKGSLAGPLLLIGTQTLEQSLDIDTDWLVTDLCPMDVLLQRIGRLHRHDRGKRPAPVCSILMPATPDLSLYLREDGEVRFSAPAGLGAVYEDMRILQLTLDLVAGGPVFDLPRDNRQLVEAATHPDRMLTLQGESWLKHGQHIEGKVQAMLMAAGGAVIPRAHFGDFSFPSSLDTRLVTRLGLDDRRLSLGRVYRGPFGREIDEIDIPGHLGRGIQQEEADLIEVSSEGLLIQVGRYSYRYSRFGLEKIDECVDG
- the cas5e gene encoding type I-E CRISPR-associated protein Cas5/CasD gives rise to the protein MKGLILRFDAPLMSFGGVKVDQNNPTERFPGLSMMAGMFANAFGWTHKDTEKIQQLQGRLICASRWDIEPTLILDYQTVDLNQPKMKSPGWTTWGVPEHREGGPDAKFGTHQRYRFYLANGVLILVIALPDESFPDILAVEKALDRPARPLFIGRKTCLPSSPILVGRIEGENVLDMLQQIPRACRQASSNKEIMPACWPADLGNKRAGHAREVFDLRDWKSQLHRGSRSIAEGLIEEASQCS
- the casA gene encoding type I-E CRISPR-associated protein Cse1/CasA; translated protein: MNVLTDELFKAATSEGSARLSLPGLLESLGQDRVASLGGIQRHQVDIFHIFLCYLAGSVLARASRDSPTQTAAFWREGLRSLVDKDDDCAWELVVEDPTKSAFMQPPVSKQRVFETDYKHKSDTLDALDVLQTAKNHDIKTARAHWGDEEAWVFALISHQNSSGFLGQGNYGIARMNGGFGSRVCVGWQENRRPGRRFQRDVRILMAHRKNLLKEPYPYIDRGLTCLWTEPWDGVESLPLSKLDPFFIEVARRVRLLDRNGPSVFSATSKTSRVSAKDSKGNIGDPWTPVKESDSSALTPSASGFTPELLRNLIFRDNYLLSPIQTPASDEGAGWFCASVLVRGQGTTDGFHEAAIRIPARARAFLFGGGKPIDQLAEWSKLGLDMAGDIRNRCLRPSLYSLMEGGPDKVDFGKREITAWVDSQARLFSRAWQPRYFKWLWSTLDAEDTVAALRPWLLELKHLSQALLEKAFRICPARSGRGYRAISRANAVFFGGLNKNFADYMEERK